From one Anopheles bellator chromosome 1, idAnoBellAS_SP24_06.2, whole genome shotgun sequence genomic stretch:
- the LOC131216826 gene encoding mitogen-activated protein kinase p38b-like isoform X2 has protein sequence MPEFYKTEINKTEWEVPSKYQMLTPVGSGAYGQVCSAMDTEHNVKVAIKKLARPFQSAVHAKRTYRELRMLKHMNHENIIGLLDVFHPGGNTLESFQQVYLVTHLMGADLNNIIRTQRLSDEHVQFLVYQILRGLKYIHSAGIIHRDLKPSNIAVNEDCELKILDFGLARPTENEMTGYVATRWYRAPEIMLNWMHYNQTVDIWSVGCIMAELLTSRTLFPGTDHIDHLTRVMFFCGTPNDELMQKITSEEARHYIRSLPRTEKRNFTDVFRGANSLAIDLLEKMLELDADKRITAEQALAHQYLEKYADPSDEPTSSLYDQSFEDMDLPVERWKELVFEEVLNFVPQQHAHIGGDAQP, from the exons ATGCCCGAGTTTTACAAAACCGaaatcaacaaaacggaaTGGGAGGTGCCGTCCAAGTACCAGATGCTAACGCCCGTCGGTAGCGGTGCGTACGGCCAGGTTTG CTCGGCCATGGACACGGAGCACAACGTGAAGGTGGCCATCAAGAAACTGGCCCGCCCGTTCCAGTCGGCGGTCCACGCCAAGCGAACCTACCGCGAGCTGCGTATGCTGAAGCACATGAACCACGAAAACATCATCGGGCTGCTGGATGTGTTCCATCCCGGCGGCAACACGCTCGAGTCCTTCCAGCAGGTTTACCTGGTCACACACCTGATGGGGGCCGACCTAAACAACATCATCCGCACCCAGCGCCTCTCGGACGAGCACGTCCAGTTCCTCGTCTACCAGATACTGCGCGGCCTGAAGTACATCCACAGTGCCGGTATCATACACAGG GACTTGAAACCGTCCAACATTGCCGTCAACGAGGACTGCGAGCTGAAGATACTGGACTTTGGGCTGGCGCGCCCCACCGAGAACGAAATGACCGGCTACGTTGCGACCCGCTGgtaccgggcaccggaaatTATGCTCAACTGGATGCACTACAACCAGACGGTGGACAtctggtcggtcggctgcATCATGGCGGAGCTGCTGACCAGCCGGACTCTGTTCCCCGGCACGGACC ATATTGACCACCTAACCCGCGTTATGTTTTTCTGCGGTACACCCAACGATGAGCTAATGCAAAAGATCACGAGTGAAGAG GCCCGCCATTACATTCGTTCGCTACCGCGTACAGAGAAGCGCAACTTCACTGATGTGTTCCGCGGAGCGAATTCTCTTGCCATCGATTTGCTGGAGAAAATGTTGGAGCTCGATGCCGACAAACGGATAACGGCCGAACAAGCGTTGGCCCATCA GTATCTAGAAAAGTACGCGGACCCATCGGATGAGCCGACATCGTCGCTGTACGATCAAAGCTTCGAAGATATGGACCTCCCCGTCGAACGGTGGAAGG AACTTGTCTTCGAGGAGGTGCTGAACTTTGTGCCTCAGCAGCACGCGCACATCGGTGGCGACGCACAGCCGTAA
- the LOC131216826 gene encoding mitogen-activated protein kinase p38b-like isoform X1, whose protein sequence is MPEFYKTEINKTEWEVPSKYQMLTPVGSGAYGQVCSAMDTEHNVKVAIKKLARPFQSAVHAKRTYRELRMLKHMNHENIIGLLDVFHPGGNTLESFQQVYLVTHLMGADLNNIIRTQRLSDEHVQFLVYQILRGLKYIHSAGIIHRDLKPSNIAVNEDCELKILDFGLARPTENEMTGYVATRWYRAPEIMLNWMHYNQTVDIWSVGCIMAELLTSRTLFPGTDHIHQLNLIMEILGTPNDEFMAKISSESARHYIRSLPRTEKRNFTDVFRGANSLAIDLLEKMLELDADKRITAEQALAHQYLEKYADPSDEPTSSLYDQSFEDMDLPVERWKELVFEEVLNFVPQQHAHIGGDAQP, encoded by the exons ATGCCCGAGTTTTACAAAACCGaaatcaacaaaacggaaTGGGAGGTGCCGTCCAAGTACCAGATGCTAACGCCCGTCGGTAGCGGTGCGTACGGCCAGGTTTG CTCGGCCATGGACACGGAGCACAACGTGAAGGTGGCCATCAAGAAACTGGCCCGCCCGTTCCAGTCGGCGGTCCACGCCAAGCGAACCTACCGCGAGCTGCGTATGCTGAAGCACATGAACCACGAAAACATCATCGGGCTGCTGGATGTGTTCCATCCCGGCGGCAACACGCTCGAGTCCTTCCAGCAGGTTTACCTGGTCACACACCTGATGGGGGCCGACCTAAACAACATCATCCGCACCCAGCGCCTCTCGGACGAGCACGTCCAGTTCCTCGTCTACCAGATACTGCGCGGCCTGAAGTACATCCACAGTGCCGGTATCATACACAGG GACTTGAAACCGTCCAACATTGCCGTCAACGAGGACTGCGAGCTGAAGATACTGGACTTTGGGCTGGCGCGCCCCACCGAGAACGAAATGACCGGCTACGTTGCGACCCGCTGgtaccgggcaccggaaatTATGCTCAACTGGATGCACTACAACCAGACGGTGGACAtctggtcggtcggctgcATCATGGCGGAGCTGCTGACCAGCCGGACTCTGTTCCCCGGCACGGACC ACATCCATCAGCTAAACCTTATCATGGAGATACTCGGCACACCGAACGATGAGTTTATGGCGAAAATCTCCTCGGAAAGT GCCCGCCATTACATTCGTTCGCTACCGCGTACAGAGAAGCGCAACTTCACTGATGTGTTCCGCGGAGCGAATTCTCTTGCCATCGATTTGCTGGAGAAAATGTTGGAGCTCGATGCCGACAAACGGATAACGGCCGAACAAGCGTTGGCCCATCA GTATCTAGAAAAGTACGCGGACCCATCGGATGAGCCGACATCGTCGCTGTACGATCAAAGCTTCGAAGATATGGACCTCCCCGTCGAACGGTGGAAGG AACTTGTCTTCGAGGAGGTGCTGAACTTTGTGCCTCAGCAGCACGCGCACATCGGTGGCGACGCACAGCCGTAA
- the LOC131216826 gene encoding mitogen-activated protein kinase p38b-like isoform X3 yields MDTEHNVKVAIKKLARPFQSAVHAKRTYRELRMLKHMNHENIIGLLDVFHPGGNTLESFQQVYLVTHLMGADLNNIIRTQRLSDEHVQFLVYQILRGLKYIHSAGIIHRDLKPSNIAVNEDCELKILDFGLARPTENEMTGYVATRWYRAPEIMLNWMHYNQTVDIWSVGCIMAELLTSRTLFPGTDHIHQLNLIMEILGTPNDEFMAKISSESARHYIRSLPRTEKRNFTDVFRGANSLAIDLLEKMLELDADKRITAEQALAHQYLEKYADPSDEPTSSLYDQSFEDMDLPVERWKELVFEEVLNFVPQQHAHIGGDAQP; encoded by the exons ATGGACACGGAGCACAACGTGAAGGTGGCCATCAAGAAACTGGCCCGCCCGTTCCAGTCGGCGGTCCACGCCAAGCGAACCTACCGCGAGCTGCGTATGCTGAAGCACATGAACCACGAAAACATCATCGGGCTGCTGGATGTGTTCCATCCCGGCGGCAACACGCTCGAGTCCTTCCAGCAGGTTTACCTGGTCACACACCTGATGGGGGCCGACCTAAACAACATCATCCGCACCCAGCGCCTCTCGGACGAGCACGTCCAGTTCCTCGTCTACCAGATACTGCGCGGCCTGAAGTACATCCACAGTGCCGGTATCATACACAGG GACTTGAAACCGTCCAACATTGCCGTCAACGAGGACTGCGAGCTGAAGATACTGGACTTTGGGCTGGCGCGCCCCACCGAGAACGAAATGACCGGCTACGTTGCGACCCGCTGgtaccgggcaccggaaatTATGCTCAACTGGATGCACTACAACCAGACGGTGGACAtctggtcggtcggctgcATCATGGCGGAGCTGCTGACCAGCCGGACTCTGTTCCCCGGCACGGACC ACATCCATCAGCTAAACCTTATCATGGAGATACTCGGCACACCGAACGATGAGTTTATGGCGAAAATCTCCTCGGAAAGT GCCCGCCATTACATTCGTTCGCTACCGCGTACAGAGAAGCGCAACTTCACTGATGTGTTCCGCGGAGCGAATTCTCTTGCCATCGATTTGCTGGAGAAAATGTTGGAGCTCGATGCCGACAAACGGATAACGGCCGAACAAGCGTTGGCCCATCA GTATCTAGAAAAGTACGCGGACCCATCGGATGAGCCGACATCGTCGCTGTACGATCAAAGCTTCGAAGATATGGACCTCCCCGTCGAACGGTGGAAGG AACTTGTCTTCGAGGAGGTGCTGAACTTTGTGCCTCAGCAGCACGCGCACATCGGTGGCGACGCACAGCCGTAA
- the LOC131211395 gene encoding peptide transporter family 1-like — MVSTRFEVNSTPPVRYPRSIFFIISNEFSERFNYYGMRTVLALYLTQRLAYSADTATVIYHIFTSLAYFFPMMGAILADSWLGKFKTILYLSIVYCAGSTLIALGAIPPLNLPATSMTVLGLLFIAVGSGGIKPCVSAFGGDQFKLPEQAAQLAKFFSLFYFAINAGSLISTTLTPILREDVHCFGDANCFSLAFGVPAALMILSIVIFVCGRAMYTIKKPSGNMIVLVFKCIANALSVRSEEKTSASKREHWLDYAEAKYGKGIVGDIKSLLKILILYIPLPVFWALFDQQGSRWTFQATRMNGELGGFTIKPDQMQVINPLLILAFIPVFESVVYPGLSKIGIRRPLQKLSFGGVLAGAAFVLSGFVEIALDRTNAVLPAPHEAQLRVFNGLPCDYRFHSDMQNLTSFSVPSRGVFEALHLQPGTIASNVTFQFRAETGEIGCVRENASEVSGAFRLQPGQATSYFLGWKGGQIEVLEFADTAEKDRNGLPRVRLLANVKTAKYVVLRHATIGDISYNISLNQHDPLTVSDGEYGVYVGNRQISTVKLGVGGVYTLLLDEVLENEFNLQKHTITPSNSVHMLWLVPQYVVITAGEVMFSITGLEFSYSQAPESMKSVIQAFWLLTVAIGNMLVVFIAEAKFVQSQALEFFLFAALMFLDMGLFMVLAMRYRYSDPPVESIEVEESGKKDPLDMPPCAMPEKPGTTTYTNEAFRED; from the exons CCCGTGCGATATCCGCgatcaatatttttcatcatcagcaacgAGTTCAGCGAGCGGTTCAACTACTATGGCATGCGAA CCGTGTTGGCCCTTTACCTTACGCAGCGGCTGGCGTACAGCGCGGACACAGCCACCGTGATCTACCACATCTTCACCAGCCTGGCGTACTTCTTCCCGATGATGGGCGCCATTCTGGCCGACAGCTGGCTCGGCAAGTTCAAGACCATCCTCTACCTGTCGATTGTGTACTGCGCCGGAAGCACGCTGATCGCCCTCGGTGCCATCCCCCCACTGAATCTACCCGCGAC CTCGATGACCGTGCTGGGGCTGCTGTTCATAgcggtcggttccggtggcatcaAACCGTGCGTGTCCGCATTCGGCGGCGATCAGTTCAAGCTTCCCGAGCAGGCCGCGCAGTTGGCCAAGTTTTTCTCGCTCTTCTACTTCGCCATCAACGCAGGATCGCTGATCTCTACCACGCTGACCCCGATCCTGCGCGAAGATGTGCACTGTTTTGGGGATGCGAACTGTTTCTCGCTGGCCTTCGGTGTACCGGCCGCTCTGATGATCCTGTCGATCGTGATCTTTGTGTGTGGACGTGCGATGTACACGATCAAGAAACCGTCCGGTAACATGATCGTGCTGGTGTTCAAGTGCATCGCCAATGCGCTGTCGGTGCGGTCGGAGGAGAAGACCTCGGCTAGCAAGCGGGAGCACTGGTTGGACTACGCCGAAGCGAAGTACGGCAAGGGAATCGTGGGGGACATTAAGTCGCTGCTGAAAATTCTCATCCTCTACATACCACTGCCCGTCTTCTGGGCGCTGTTCGATCAGCAAGGATCCCGGTGGACGTTCCAGGCCACGCGCATGAACGGAGAGCTGGGCGGTTTCACCATCAAGCCCGACCAGATGCAGGTCATCAATCCGTTGCTCATCCTGGCGTTCATCCCGGTGTTCGAGAGCGTCGTCTACCCGGGGTTGTCAAAGATTGGTATCCGTCGGCCACTGCAGAAACTGTCCTTCGGTGGCGtgttggccggtgccgccTTCGTACTGTCCGGCTTCGTTGAGATCGCTCTCGATCGTACCAATGCCGTGTTGCCGGCGCCCCACGAAGCTCAGCTCCGGGTTTTCAACGGACTACCGTGCGATTATCGGTTCCACAGTGACATGCAGAATCTGACCAGCTTCAGCGTGCCTTCGCGAGGGGTCTTCGAGGCGCTGCACCTCCAGCCAGGAACTATCGCCTCCAACGTGACATTTCAGTTTCGGGCCGAAACGGGCGAAATAGGTTGTGTGCGAGAAAATGCGAGCGAAGTGAGCGGAGCGTTCCGGTTGCAACCGGGCCAAGCGACCAGCTACTTCCTCGGGTGGAAGGGTGGCCAAATCGAGGTGCTAGAGTTTGCCGATACGGCTGAGAAGGACCGGAATGGATTGCCCCGGGTTCGGCTGTTGGCGAATGTGAAAACGGCCAAGTATGTGGTactgcgccacgccacgatcgGTGATATCAGCTACAACATTTCGCTCAACCAGCACGACCCGCTGACCGTCAGCGATGGAGAGTACGGTGTCTATGTCGGGAATCGTCAAATCTCCACTGTGAAGCTAGGCGTCGGAGGCGTctacacgctgctgctggacgaaGTTTTGGAGAACGAATTC AATCTTCAAAAACACACGATCACTCCGTCTAACTCCGTCCACATGCTCTGGCTGGTGCCGCAGTACGTCGTCATTACTGCCGGGGAGGTGATGTTCTCGATTACCGGTCTAGAGTTTTCGTACTCGCAGGCACCGGAAAGCATGAAATCGGTCATTCAGGCATTCTGGCTGCTCACGGTCGCCATCGGTAACATGCTGGTGGTGTTTATTGCCGAAGCCAAGTTCGTCCAATCACAGGCACTCGAGTTTTTCCTCTTCGCCGCACTCATGTTCCTCGACATGGGACTCTTTATGGTGCTGGCGATGCGCTACCGTTACTCGGACCCGCCGGTCGAGTCCATCGAGGTGGAAGAGAGCGGCAAAAAGGATCCACTGGACATGCCACCGTGTGCCATGCCGGAAAAGCCGGGCACAACGACGTACACCAACGAAGCATTCCGGGAAGACTGA